The following are from one region of the Pseudodesulfovibrio piezophilus C1TLV30 genome:
- a CDS encoding metal ABC transporter permease, with the protein MMELLHFDFMQNALLAGLLASVICGIIGTLVVVNRIVFISGGIAHASYGGVGLAFFLGLPVLPVTTAFTVLAGLVMALVTLRARERADTVIGVIWAAGMAFGIILLDMTPGYNVDLMSYLFGSILAVPSSDIWIMGGLACLVLIMTMAFYRGFLVMSFDEEFARSRGVPVDFLYFLLITMVGLSVVMIIRVVGLILVIALLTIPPFIAERRARSLGSMMLVSTLLSCFFTVAGLVLSYMADITSGASIIAVASVCFFLSFALPGRTV; encoded by the coding sequence ATGATGGAACTTCTCCATTTTGATTTCATGCAGAACGCGCTGCTGGCTGGACTGCTGGCGAGCGTTATCTGCGGGATTATCGGAACCTTGGTGGTCGTCAATCGTATTGTCTTCATTTCCGGTGGCATTGCCCATGCCTCCTATGGCGGCGTCGGGCTCGCTTTTTTTCTTGGGCTGCCTGTCCTGCCTGTTACTACGGCCTTCACGGTGCTGGCAGGACTTGTCATGGCCCTGGTGACCCTCAGAGCGCGAGAACGGGCCGATACTGTCATTGGAGTCATATGGGCGGCAGGAATGGCTTTTGGTATTATTTTGCTCGATATGACACCGGGCTATAATGTTGATCTCATGAGTTATCTCTTCGGCTCGATCCTCGCGGTGCCTTCTTCGGATATCTGGATAATGGGAGGGTTGGCCTGTCTTGTCCTCATAATGACGATGGCTTTTTACCGCGGTTTTCTGGTTATGAGTTTTGATGAAGAATTTGCCCGTAGCCGTGGTGTGCCTGTAGATTTTCTCTATTTTTTGCTGATTACCATGGTTGGCTTGAGCGTTGTCATGATCATTCGTGTGGTTGGATTGATCCTGGTCATCGCTTTACTGACAATTCCCCCGTTTATTGCAGAGCGCCGGGCACGATCTCTGGGATCGATGATGCTGGTTTCGACTCTGTTGAGTTGTTTTTTTACCGTTGCCGGGCTGGTCCTATCCTATATGGCGGATATCACTTCAGGAGCTTCGATTATCGCGGTAGCTTCGGTGTGTTTCTTTCTTTCATTTGCGCTTCCGGGCAGAACCGTATAG
- the icd gene encoding NADP-dependent isocitrate dehydrogenase, with amino-acid sequence MAEKTVYYIEGDGIGPEVWKAGRPALDAAVSKAYGTEKKLNWVELLAGEKGFAETGEHLPKATMDALAGAELAMKGPLNTPVGKGFRSLNVTMRQVFDLYACIRPIKYFKGIESPVKRPDLVDMTVFRENTEDVYAGIEYQSGSPEAKKLIEFLVDELGAKIDMTAGVGIKPITPAGSKRLVKKALDFAIEHNKPSVTLVHKGNIMKTTEGGFRAWGYELADEDYKGQVVREGEEGEGVIIKDRIADAMFQNVLMYPEQYSVLATTNLNGDYISDALAAQVGGLGLAPGVNMGDTLAFFEPTHGTAPTIAGKDMANPGSLILSGAMMLEHIGWHEAAALIHASVEKALAAKKVTVDLAVQIPGSTQIGCQEFGDILLSQL; translated from the coding sequence TTGGCAGAGAAGACAGTATACTACATCGAAGGTGACGGTATCGGCCCGGAAGTATGGAAGGCCGGCCGCCCGGCTCTCGATGCCGCAGTCAGCAAGGCATACGGCACAGAAAAAAAACTCAACTGGGTTGAACTGCTGGCCGGTGAAAAAGGCTTTGCTGAAACAGGCGAGCATCTGCCCAAAGCGACCATGGATGCCCTTGCCGGGGCCGAACTGGCCATGAAAGGACCACTCAACACTCCGGTTGGCAAAGGTTTCCGCAGTCTCAACGTCACCATGCGCCAGGTCTTTGATCTGTACGCCTGTATTCGTCCCATCAAATATTTCAAGGGAATCGAATCCCCTGTCAAGCGTCCGGACCTCGTGGACATGACCGTGTTTCGAGAAAACACCGAGGATGTTTACGCAGGAATTGAATATCAGTCAGGCAGCCCGGAAGCCAAGAAATTAATCGAATTTCTTGTGGACGAATTAGGAGCCAAGATTGATATGACAGCCGGTGTCGGCATCAAGCCAATCACACCCGCAGGTTCCAAACGGCTGGTCAAGAAAGCCCTTGATTTTGCCATTGAACACAACAAGCCGTCAGTCACCCTTGTCCACAAAGGCAATATCATGAAAACCACGGAAGGTGGTTTCCGGGCATGGGGATACGAATTGGCAGATGAAGACTACAAGGGCCAGGTTGTTCGTGAAGGCGAAGAAGGTGAAGGTGTCATCATCAAGGACCGCATTGCTGATGCCATGTTCCAGAATGTTCTGATGTATCCGGAACAATACTCTGTGCTCGCCACCACCAACCTCAACGGCGATTACATCTCTGATGCCCTCGCTGCCCAGGTCGGTGGGCTTGGTCTTGCCCCCGGTGTCAACATGGGCGACACGCTCGCCTTCTTCGAACCGACTCACGGTACTGCTCCGACCATCGCAGGCAAGGATATGGCCAACCCTGGTTCCCTGATCCTTTCCGGTGCCATGATGCTGGAGCACATCGGCTGGCATGAAGCCGCAGCCCTGATCCATGCCTCCGTGGAAAAGGCGCTCGCAGCCAAAAAGGTCACTGTTGATCTCGCCGTCCAGATCCCTGGGTCCACTCAGATCGGATGTCAGGAGTTCGGTGATATCCTGCTGTCACAACTCTAG
- a CDS encoding glycoside hydrolase family 3 protein: protein MRKQEGQPIQGKIVHGVIMLIRCLTLLIALFSLSCHSAMAQQLDVMVGQMIMAGFRGQTVTKSSQIMQDIRERHLGGVILFDYDVMRGWYSRNIKNQAQVSRLTADLNAAATIPLIVAVDQEGGAVQRLKKQYGFSETPSAQILGKKDDQAVLEAGEKVGKELKKVGFTLDFAPVADVNIRPDSPAIGKIGRSFSADPERVAVCDRLFIKGLAHHDILGCLKHFPGHGSAGTDSHQGLTDVTGSWSEKELIPYRRLIADGTAKVIMTAHIFNSRLDPKFPATLSHKVITGLLREQLGFDGVVVTDDMNMGAITAHYGLEESVRLAIQAGADILLFGNNLTFDPMIVTHAHRTIMKLVSDGVISRDRIAESYARIMKLKGFQDKVTPEE, encoded by the coding sequence TTGCGAAAACAGGAAGGCCAGCCTATACAGGGAAAAATCGTTCACGGAGTCATCATGTTGATACGCTGCCTTACTCTTCTCATCGCCCTGTTCTCCCTCTCATGCCATTCTGCCATGGCTCAGCAACTCGACGTCATGGTCGGGCAAATGATCATGGCAGGATTTCGTGGTCAGACCGTCACGAAATCAAGTCAAATCATGCAGGATATACGAGAACGCCATCTGGGAGGCGTCATCCTCTTCGACTATGATGTCATGCGCGGCTGGTACAGCAGAAACATAAAAAATCAGGCGCAGGTTTCACGACTGACGGCAGACCTGAATGCAGCGGCTACCATCCCCCTGATTGTCGCGGTCGACCAGGAAGGCGGCGCAGTGCAGCGCCTCAAAAAACAATACGGCTTTAGCGAGACGCCATCAGCCCAGATTCTCGGGAAAAAGGATGATCAAGCTGTACTGGAAGCAGGAGAAAAAGTTGGCAAGGAGCTGAAAAAAGTTGGCTTCACGCTCGACTTTGCGCCGGTTGCCGATGTCAATATCCGCCCGGACAGTCCCGCTATCGGCAAGATCGGACGCAGCTTCTCCGCTGATCCGGAACGAGTCGCAGTTTGTGACAGACTTTTCATCAAGGGGCTTGCTCACCATGACATTCTGGGATGTCTCAAACACTTTCCGGGCCATGGCAGTGCCGGAACCGACAGCCATCAAGGGCTGACCGATGTGACTGGTTCCTGGTCGGAAAAAGAATTGATTCCCTATCGCCGCCTGATCGCGGACGGCACCGCCAAAGTGATCATGACCGCTCATATCTTCAATTCGCGGCTGGACCCGAAATTCCCAGCCACACTCTCACACAAAGTCATCACTGGCCTGCTGCGCGAACAGCTCGGATTTGATGGAGTCGTTGTCACCGATGACATGAACATGGGTGCCATCACCGCTCACTACGGACTTGAAGAATCAGTTCGTCTTGCCATTCAGGCAGGCGCTGATATTCTGCTCTTTGGTAACAATCTGACATTTGACCCGATGATCGTCACTCACGCGCACCGCACCATCATGAAGCTGGTCTCTGATGGAGTTATATCAAGGGATAGGATAGCGGAGTCCTACGCCAGAATAATGAAACTCAAAGGATTTCAAGACAAAGTCACTCCGGAGGAGTAA
- the purU gene encoding formyltetrahydrofolate deformylase: MTESKESTVRLLITCPDQPGIVAAVSRFLHSKGANIIHSDQHSTDPEGGRFFMRNEFYLPGLDLEGLVQLRADFEAEVTDGFIMDWSLNPVWEPKRMVILCSKVDHALMELLWRWKRGDLETEIAMVISNHPDLQSSVEHFGVPFHHIPVGPTLRDKVAAEDRIIELMEGQVDLIVLARYMQILTSDFVARYGNSIINIHHSFLPAFVGADPYRRAHERGVKLIGATAHYVTAELDEGPIIEQDVIRVTHSHDVDDLKRLGGDIERHVLARAVKWHLEDRVIVDGNKTIVFRR; encoded by the coding sequence ATGACCGAATCAAAGGAAAGTACTGTCCGGCTGCTGATCACCTGCCCGGACCAGCCCGGTATTGTTGCCGCAGTCAGCCGATTCCTGCACAGTAAGGGCGCGAATATTATTCATTCAGACCAGCATTCGACCGATCCTGAAGGTGGTCGTTTTTTCATGCGCAACGAGTTTTATCTTCCTGGCCTCGACCTGGAAGGGTTGGTTCAGTTGCGAGCTGATTTTGAAGCCGAAGTGACCGATGGGTTCATTATGGACTGGAGCCTCAATCCGGTTTGGGAACCCAAAAGAATGGTCATCCTTTGCTCCAAGGTGGACCATGCTCTCATGGAATTACTCTGGCGCTGGAAACGGGGCGACCTGGAGACGGAAATCGCCATGGTCATCAGTAATCATCCCGATTTGCAGTCTTCAGTAGAACATTTTGGTGTTCCCTTTCATCATATTCCGGTCGGTCCGACCCTGCGCGACAAAGTCGCCGCAGAGGATAGGATTATCGAGCTGATGGAGGGGCAGGTTGATCTTATCGTTCTTGCCCGGTACATGCAGATTCTGACATCGGATTTTGTGGCGCGCTACGGGAATAGTATCATCAACATTCATCATTCCTTTCTGCCTGCGTTCGTGGGCGCTGATCCATACCGAAGGGCACATGAACGCGGAGTCAAACTCATCGGCGCAACAGCTCACTATGTGACGGCCGAGTTGGATGAAGGGCCGATTATTGAGCAGGATGTGATCCGAGTCACCCATTCTCACGATGTTGATGATCTCAAGCGGCTCGGCGGGGATATCGAGCGGCATGTCTTGGCTCGGGCTGTCAAATGGCACCTTGAGGATCGCGTGATTGTCGATGGGAACAAGACAATCGTCTTTCGTCGTTAA
- a CDS encoding D-sedoheptulose 7-phosphate isomerase: MSEAALKKVMDHAEAGLTARKTFFDSKGELIVEIARAMAVCLASGGKIMFCGNGGSAADSQHLAAEFTNRFKLERPPLPGLALTTDTSALTAIGNDYSFDEVFSKQLQALGRPGDILMGLSTSGTSSNVIRAMREAKRIGIVTIGMSGQTGGEMSSVSDFLVTVPSSDTPIIQEIHISAAHMMCHLVDHFLFEAVSELTPFLPQEG; this comes from the coding sequence ATGTCTGAAGCCGCTTTGAAGAAAGTGATGGATCACGCAGAAGCCGGACTCACCGCCCGCAAGACTTTTTTTGATTCCAAGGGAGAACTCATTGTCGAGATCGCCCGCGCCATGGCCGTTTGTCTGGCCAGTGGAGGCAAAATCATGTTCTGTGGCAACGGCGGCAGTGCCGCCGACAGCCAACATCTGGCTGCGGAATTCACTAACCGCTTCAAGCTGGAACGCCCCCCTCTTCCGGGCCTGGCTCTGACCACAGACACTTCAGCGCTGACAGCCATCGGAAACGATTACAGCTTTGATGAAGTTTTTTCAAAACAACTTCAGGCTCTGGGACGCCCTGGCGATATACTCATGGGGTTGTCCACATCCGGCACCAGCTCCAATGTCATTCGCGCCATGCGTGAAGCAAAACGAATTGGAATAGTCACTATTGGGATGTCCGGGCAAACTGGTGGCGAAATGAGTTCGGTGTCGGACTTTCTTGTCACAGTCCCATCCAGTGACACTCCGATCATTCAGGAAATCCACATTTCTGCCGCGCACATGATGTGCCACCTCGTTGACCATTTCCTTTTTGAGGCTGTCTCCGAACTGACGCCTTTTCTGCCGCAGGAAGGCTAA
- a CDS encoding SIR2 family NAD-dependent protein deacylase yields MLGELEMVKAVLSGSRRTVVLTGAGISVESGVPTFRGRDGSWKNYRPEDLARPDAFEARPELVWEFYNWRRESLRESEPNAAHLALAEMERKKNNFLLITQNVDGLHCRAGSRKIMEMHGSLWQIKCTKCTHAREDFSPLPPMPECPVCGHLLRPGVVWFGEPLIPGVLRVAIDEINKSDVFLAVETSSLAQPAASFYQLAKDHGAVTVEINREPTPISGFMDFALHGKASDILPELMAGLSE; encoded by the coding sequence ATGTTGGGTGAGTTGGAAATGGTCAAGGCGGTCCTTTCGGGGAGCAGAAGAACGGTTGTCCTGACCGGGGCGGGGATTTCTGTTGAAAGCGGTGTGCCGACCTTCAGGGGGCGTGATGGTTCATGGAAGAATTATCGCCCGGAGGATCTGGCGAGGCCAGATGCCTTTGAAGCAAGACCTGAGTTGGTATGGGAATTCTACAATTGGCGTCGTGAATCTCTTCGGGAGAGCGAGCCGAATGCAGCCCATCTGGCCCTTGCGGAAATGGAGAGGAAAAAAAACAATTTCCTTTTGATAACGCAGAATGTCGATGGGTTGCACTGTCGGGCCGGGTCTCGGAAGATCATGGAAATGCACGGGAGTCTTTGGCAGATTAAATGCACGAAATGTACTCATGCACGGGAGGATTTCTCCCCATTGCCTCCTATGCCGGAATGCCCCGTGTGTGGGCATCTCTTGCGTCCTGGCGTGGTCTGGTTTGGTGAACCTTTGATTCCCGGAGTGCTCAGGGTTGCCATCGACGAGATCAATAAATCCGATGTGTTTCTGGCAGTGGAGACATCCAGTCTGGCGCAACCCGCTGCGTCATTTTATCAGCTGGCCAAGGACCATGGCGCGGTGACAGTGGAGATTAACCGTGAGCCGACCCCCATTTCCGGATTTATGGATTTTGCCCTCCACGGCAAGGCCAGTGATATCCTTCCCGAATTGATGGCTGGACTTTCCGAGTGA
- a CDS encoding rhomboid family intramembrane serine protease: MPNTLFHDFLSHYLRSAWVNIVPRVFEDEENVGSLALSTAQLWALVLASRHIPCRISRLTRTGEQIYVVQVSPWFADQAIDEILLYMEENAPDEGAGPPSVLSPISGPWATITAMLGMVLFFWVYGRTYPALALHPGWWLSSGSADAGRILGGEWWRVLTALTLHADGAHVMGNALIGGVFVWLVACRLGSGLAWIMTILGGGLGNILNSLALAAPHDAIGFSTAVFAAAGLLAGISPFGIGGGIHGFGTGACLRRFSRFIGSAVIPVAAGLGLLAMLGAGENTDLGGHFFGFVSGLGLGFIVGLTGTRRGVPSRRIDGILFACAMTLPLLAWVFAWLA; the protein is encoded by the coding sequence ATGCCCAATACTCTCTTCCACGACTTTCTGTCTCATTACCTCAGATCTGCATGGGTGAATATCGTTCCTCGTGTGTTTGAAGATGAGGAAAATGTGGGATCTCTTGCTCTGTCCACTGCTCAGCTCTGGGCATTAGTCCTTGCCTCTCGCCATATCCCCTGTCGCATCAGTCGTCTGACACGGACAGGGGAGCAGATATATGTGGTTCAGGTCAGCCCATGGTTCGCTGATCAGGCAATTGATGAAATTCTCCTTTATATGGAAGAGAATGCTCCTGATGAGGGGGCTGGCCCTCCTTCTGTGTTGAGTCCGATCAGTGGTCCCTGGGCCACAATCACGGCAATGCTTGGAATGGTGCTGTTTTTTTGGGTTTATGGTCGGACATATCCTGCTTTGGCTCTACATCCGGGGTGGTGGCTCTCTTCGGGGAGCGCGGATGCGGGGCGTATTTTGGGGGGAGAGTGGTGGCGTGTTCTTACTGCATTGACCCTTCATGCAGATGGCGCTCATGTTATGGGGAATGCGCTCATAGGCGGTGTTTTTGTCTGGTTGGTGGCGTGTCGTCTCGGTTCGGGGCTTGCCTGGATAATGACGATTCTGGGTGGAGGGTTGGGAAATATTCTAAATTCCCTGGCTCTTGCGGCACCTCATGATGCCATTGGATTCTCCACTGCTGTATTTGCCGCAGCCGGGTTGCTGGCAGGTATTTCCCCTTTTGGTATTGGCGGGGGAATTCATGGATTCGGGACTGGAGCCTGCTTGCGGCGATTTTCACGATTTATCGGATCGGCGGTAATCCCTGTGGCGGCTGGTTTGGGGTTGCTTGCCATGTTGGGAGCAGGTGAGAATACTGACTTGGGTGGGCACTTTTTCGGATTTGTCTCCGGCCTTGGTCTTGGTTTTATTGTCGGTTTGACCGGAACTCGCAGGGGAGTGCCTTCCAGGCGAATTGATGGGATTTTATTTGCTTGCGCCATGACACTTCCTCTTTTGGCGTGGGTTTTTGCATGGTTGGCATGA
- a CDS encoding metal ABC transporter ATP-binding protein produces MVVLGMKPVIKIDNVSLSIGNVSILENISLVVERGDFMAVLGPNGGGKSTLLKLMLGLLRPDSGTIRVLGEEPGSTGGRIGYLPQHTHVSKSFPVTVLDAVIMGTVRPGLRGIAGRSRSSDEVVRARKALEKVGLLAQESRRLAGLSGGQKQRAFIARALVSSPELLLLDEPTASVDPESRNSLFALLSELNKDMTVIMVSHDISSLTSGVKSVACVNRDLHFHKAPEITGEMFKMSYGSGDTCCPVELVTHGDVPHRVLGPHEKTDSGNTGEEGQ; encoded by the coding sequence TTGGTTGTACTTGGCATGAAGCCTGTTATCAAAATAGACAATGTATCCCTGTCCATAGGGAACGTCTCAATACTGGAAAATATTTCCTTAGTTGTTGAACGTGGTGATTTTATGGCTGTCCTTGGTCCGAATGGCGGGGGAAAGTCGACGCTACTCAAACTTATGCTCGGTCTGCTCAGGCCAGACAGTGGGACAATCAGGGTTTTGGGTGAGGAGCCTGGTTCCACTGGAGGGCGTATCGGGTATTTGCCACAGCACACTCATGTCTCAAAATCCTTTCCTGTGACGGTCCTTGATGCGGTAATCATGGGAACGGTGAGGCCTGGGCTGCGTGGCATCGCTGGCCGGTCCCGTTCCTCGGATGAAGTCGTTCGCGCTCGTAAGGCCCTTGAAAAAGTTGGATTGTTGGCGCAGGAAAGTCGTCGTCTGGCAGGTTTGTCTGGCGGGCAGAAGCAACGGGCCTTTATCGCTCGCGCTCTTGTCAGTTCGCCTGAGTTGCTGCTGTTGGACGAGCCGACGGCCAGTGTTGACCCCGAGAGCAGGAACTCTCTGTTTGCCCTTTTGAGTGAACTGAATAAGGACATGACGGTCATTATGGTCAGTCATGATATTTCTTCCCTCACTTCTGGCGTGAAATCAGTGGCATGTGTTAATCGAGATCTGCATTTTCATAAAGCACCAGAGATAACCGGCGAGATGTTCAAGATGAGCTATGGGAGCGGTGATACCTGCTGTCCAGTGGAGTTGGTGACGCATGGAGATGTGCCGCACAGAGTGCTTGGCCCACACGAGAAGACGGACAGTGGAAATACTGGGGAGGAGGGACAATGA
- a CDS encoding DUF3592 domain-containing protein, which translates to MSGNIPHRTPLERFGRKLFGLAAITLIIVALWNIPYNILREERFRLFGESMTTGVVTEIRSEQATSGERLNFIEYKYVDNDGLARWGSARLPEATWKRFRPGSLLQVLYAKSRPDLARIQGEMEPPFQIWLRNLLR; encoded by the coding sequence ATGTCCGGCAATATCCCACACCGCACTCCCCTTGAGCGCTTTGGTCGCAAACTCTTCGGCCTCGCAGCCATCACCCTGATTATCGTCGCGCTCTGGAACATCCCCTATAATATTCTCCGGGAAGAACGATTCAGGCTCTTCGGCGAATCAATGACCACAGGAGTGGTAACTGAAATCCGAAGTGAACAAGCCACATCCGGCGAGCGACTCAATTTCATTGAATACAAATACGTGGATAACGACGGATTGGCGCGATGGGGCTCAGCCCGCTTACCTGAAGCAACTTGGAAAAGATTTCGTCCTGGCAGTCTGTTGCAGGTTCTCTACGCCAAATCAAGGCCTGACCTGGCTCGTATACAGGGTGAAATGGAACCCCCATTCCAAATCTGGCTTCGCAATCTTCTCCGGTAG
- a CDS encoding M48 family metallopeptidase, whose product MRRLFIHMAVILIMASILVGCAKSPYTGRSQLMVMSEEQEQALGLEASQEVKKREDIISTGPGVDRITDVGLRIAAAVGNPEMTWEFLLVKNDETVNAFALPGGKIFVYTGLLNLASTNPELATVMAHEVAHVLARHGAERLSTQMFISLGGQAGAVALGMGNSAVASVFSQVYGTGVNVGVMLPFSRNMESEADYIGLILMAKAGYDPESALTFWRKMAKNKGGKSVPAWLSTHPTNAARIEKIQKALPEIKKKYWKP is encoded by the coding sequence ATGCGGCGACTGTTTATCCATATGGCAGTGATTCTGATCATGGCAAGTATTCTGGTCGGTTGTGCCAAGTCTCCCTACACCGGACGAAGTCAGTTGATGGTGATGAGTGAGGAGCAGGAACAAGCCCTGGGGCTGGAAGCAAGTCAGGAAGTCAAGAAGCGCGAAGATATTATTTCAACAGGACCCGGTGTAGATCGGATTACCGATGTCGGGCTGCGGATTGCCGCAGCAGTCGGGAACCCTGAAATGACTTGGGAATTCCTTTTGGTTAAAAACGATGAAACCGTTAATGCCTTTGCATTGCCAGGTGGCAAAATATTTGTTTACACGGGCTTGTTGAATCTGGCGAGTACAAATCCCGAGCTTGCCACCGTCATGGCACACGAGGTGGCGCACGTCCTGGCGCGGCATGGAGCAGAGCGTCTGTCTACACAGATGTTCATCTCTCTTGGTGGGCAGGCCGGAGCCGTTGCTCTGGGTATGGGCAATTCGGCAGTGGCGTCTGTCTTCAGTCAGGTTTACGGGACGGGTGTCAATGTCGGGGTCATGCTTCCTTTTTCGAGAAATATGGAGTCCGAGGCTGACTATATTGGCCTGATTCTGATGGCTAAGGCTGGGTATGATCCAGAGTCGGCTCTTACTTTCTGGCGAAAGATGGCGAAGAACAAGGGAGGGAAAAGTGTGCCTGCATGGCTTTCAACCCACCCGACCAATGCCGCCAGGATAGAGAAAATTCAGAAGGCATTACCGGAAATCAAAAAAAAATATTGGAAGCCATAA
- a CDS encoding HyaD/HybD family hydrogenase maturation endopeptidase: MSENEKKILILGVGNILYTDEGFGVRVAEELDQKYQFSPNVEILDGGTLGLRLMGPIMDADYLIIIDIVLNEGAPGDMFRLLGNDLQKACAFKNSMHQTDLLDTLAQCSLMGKVPDDVILYGIEPVNYKDMSAALTPELEARIPEVMETVLKEVEKAGGTYTLRTETNPATEKVYVPRDTSRNSGN, translated from the coding sequence ATGTCTGAAAATGAGAAAAAAATACTGATTCTTGGCGTCGGAAACATCCTCTATACGGACGAAGGCTTTGGAGTCCGTGTTGCTGAGGAATTGGATCAGAAGTATCAATTCTCCCCCAATGTCGAGATTCTTGATGGTGGCACACTGGGACTGAGGCTGATGGGCCCCATCATGGATGCGGACTATCTGATCATTATTGACATTGTGCTCAATGAAGGTGCTCCAGGTGACATGTTCCGATTGCTTGGTAATGACCTGCAAAAGGCCTGTGCTTTCAAAAATTCCATGCACCAAACCGACTTGCTTGATACCTTGGCCCAGTGTAGTCTGATGGGGAAGGTCCCGGACGATGTCATCCTCTATGGCATTGAACCGGTCAATTACAAGGATATGTCCGCGGCCTTGACTCCTGAACTAGAAGCCAGGATTCCCGAGGTTATGGAGACAGTGCTCAAGGAAGTTGAAAAGGCGGGTGGAACTTACACCCTTCGGACAGAGACGAACCCCGCTACGGAGAAAGTGTATGTGCCTCGCGATACCAGCAGAAATTCTGGAAATTAA
- a CDS encoding META domain-containing protein: MLNCRPRCVLVFILSLVIVTMAGCGSGKTIPTDPGAVRNALVGTIWNCESLFRREVRGNVPLTLEFLADGTVRGNGGCNDFSGPYSLNGENLTFGQLTSTKKTCGPAADEQEYTYLSFLPTITKVKVDGDEMELFKDTDPEPMVFGSQKGGGLFW, encoded by the coding sequence ATGTTGAATTGTCGCCCTCGTTGCGTCCTTGTTTTTATATTATCGCTTGTGATCGTGACTATGGCCGGGTGTGGCTCCGGTAAAACGATCCCGACCGATCCCGGAGCCGTCAGAAATGCCCTTGTAGGGACAATCTGGAATTGTGAGTCCTTGTTCAGACGAGAGGTGCGGGGGAACGTCCCATTGACCCTGGAGTTCTTGGCTGATGGAACAGTTCGGGGCAATGGAGGGTGTAACGATTTTTCAGGACCCTATTCCCTGAACGGGGAAAATCTCACATTTGGGCAGTTGACGAGCACCAAGAAGACATGTGGCCCAGCCGCCGATGAGCAGGAATATACCTATCTGAGCTTTTTGCCGACCATCACCAAGGTGAAGGTAGATGGGGACGAGATGGAGTTGTTCAAGGACACAGACCCTGAACCCATGGTCTTTGGCTCTCAAAAGGGTGGCGGGTTGTTCTGGTAA
- a CDS encoding HypC/HybG/HupF family hydrogenase formation chaperone, producing the protein MCLAIPAEILEINDGVATCKVGEGETTVQASIMLLDEEVTLGDYIIIHAGFALRKLDPKEAEETLKILRDMLELVGGDEYQHEML; encoded by the coding sequence ATGTGCCTCGCGATACCAGCAGAAATTCTGGAAATTAATGACGGAGTCGCCACCTGTAAAGTAGGCGAAGGCGAAACCACGGTTCAGGCATCGATTATGTTGCTGGACGAAGAAGTAACCCTGGGTGATTACATCATCATTCACGCCGGATTTGCTTTGCGTAAACTCGACCCCAAAGAAGCAGAAGAAACACTCAAAATCCTACGAGATATGCTTGAGTTGGTCGGCGGAGACGAATACCAACACGAAATGCTGTAA